The proteins below are encoded in one region of Microbispora sp. NBC_01189:
- the thrC gene encoding threonine synthase, whose amino-acid sequence MFRAWRGLIEEYRDRLPVSATTPVVTLLEGGTPLVPARRVSEITGCDVHLKVEGLNPTGSFKDRGMTLAISKAVEEGAQAVICASTGNTSASAAAYAVRAGLTCAVLVPRGKIAMGKLAQALVHGAKLLQVEGSFDDCLEMTRKLAETYPIALVNSVNPHRLQGQKTAAFEIVDALGDAPDVHCIPVGNAGNISAYWMGYQEYAEDGVATKRPRMLGFQASGAAPIVGGSPVTHPQTIATAIRIGNPASWRLAEAARDESGGDIQAVTDRQIAAAYKLLAQEEGVFVELASAASVAGLLQAHEQGLITPGQRIVCTVTGNGLKDPDWAISGAPAPVTIPTDAYAAAAALGLA is encoded by the coding sequence ATGTTCAGGGCTTGGCGTGGCCTTATCGAGGAGTACCGCGACCGTCTGCCGGTCTCCGCGACGACGCCCGTGGTGACCCTGCTCGAAGGCGGCACGCCGCTCGTCCCCGCCCGGCGGGTGTCCGAGATCACGGGATGTGACGTCCATCTGAAGGTCGAGGGTCTCAACCCCACCGGCAGCTTCAAGGACCGCGGCATGACCCTCGCGATCAGCAAGGCCGTCGAGGAGGGCGCCCAGGCGGTCATCTGCGCCTCCACCGGCAACACCAGCGCCTCCGCCGCGGCCTACGCCGTACGGGCCGGGCTGACCTGCGCCGTCCTCGTGCCGCGCGGGAAGATCGCGATGGGCAAGCTGGCCCAGGCGCTGGTCCACGGCGCGAAGCTGCTCCAGGTCGAGGGCTCCTTCGACGACTGCCTGGAGATGACCAGGAAGCTCGCGGAGACCTACCCGATCGCGCTGGTCAACTCCGTCAACCCGCACCGCCTGCAGGGCCAGAAGACGGCGGCCTTCGAGATCGTCGACGCGCTCGGCGACGCGCCGGACGTCCACTGCATCCCGGTCGGCAACGCCGGCAACATCTCGGCCTACTGGATGGGCTACCAGGAGTACGCCGAGGACGGCGTGGCCACCAAGCGTCCCCGAATGCTGGGGTTCCAGGCCAGCGGCGCGGCGCCGATCGTCGGCGGCTCCCCGGTCACCCATCCGCAGACGATCGCCACGGCGATCAGGATCGGCAACCCCGCCTCGTGGCGGCTCGCCGAGGCCGCTCGCGACGAGTCCGGCGGCGACATCCAGGCCGTGACCGACCGCCAGATCGCCGCGGCGTACAAGCTGCTCGCGCAGGAGGAGGGCGTCTTCGTCGAGCTCGCCTCGGCGGCGAGCGTCGCCGGCCTGCTGCAGGCCCACGAGCAGGGCCTGATCACGCCGGGACAGCGGATCGTCTGCACGGTGACCGGCAACGGCCTGAAGGACCCGGACTGGGCCATCTCCGGAGCTCCCGCTCCGGTGACGATCCCGACCGACGCCTACGCGGCCGCGGCGGCGCTGGGACTCGCCTGA
- the thrB gene encoding homoserine kinase, which yields MTDSHGVVVRVPATSANLGPGFDSLGLALDLYDEVEAAISGSPGVRIAVEGQGAGELDDGEGHLVVRTMRATFDRMGFAQPGGVELRCRNRIPHARGLGSSSAAICAGILAARALARGRGAENLPDADVFALATELEGHPDNVAPCLAGGLTIAWTDQSGAASMVKLTPHEDVRPVALIPDFRLSTEEARGLLPKDVPHSDAAANAGRAALLVAALTGRPEPGLLLAATEDRLHQRYRAPAMPRTADLVRRLRAAGVAAVVSGAGPTVLALTTTGTKDLIAAEVGNDWHIQPMNVDPSGAFVRFPETR from the coding sequence TTGACCGACAGTCACGGTGTCGTCGTGCGCGTGCCCGCGACGAGCGCCAATCTCGGCCCGGGCTTCGACAGCCTCGGCCTCGCCCTCGACCTGTACGACGAGGTGGAGGCGGCGATCTCCGGCTCGCCCGGAGTGCGGATCGCGGTGGAGGGTCAGGGCGCCGGCGAACTCGACGACGGCGAGGGCCACCTCGTCGTCAGGACCATGCGCGCGACCTTCGACCGCATGGGGTTCGCCCAGCCCGGCGGCGTCGAACTGCGGTGCCGCAACCGGATTCCGCACGCGCGCGGGCTCGGCTCGTCGTCCGCCGCGATCTGCGCGGGCATCCTCGCCGCCCGCGCCCTCGCGCGGGGGCGCGGCGCGGAAAATCTTCCGGACGCTGACGTGTTCGCGCTGGCCACCGAGCTGGAAGGGCATCCCGACAACGTGGCGCCGTGCCTGGCGGGCGGGCTCACCATCGCCTGGACCGACCAGTCGGGGGCGGCGAGTATGGTGAAACTGACTCCGCACGAGGACGTCCGGCCGGTGGCGCTGATCCCGGATTTCCGGTTGTCCACGGAGGAGGCACGGGGGCTGCTGCCGAAGGACGTACCGCACTCGGACGCGGCGGCCAACGCGGGGCGGGCGGCTCTGCTCGTCGCGGCGCTCACGGGGAGACCGGAACCCGGCCTCCTGCTCGCCGCCACCGAGGACCGCCTGCACCAGAGGTACCGAGCGCCGGCGATGCCGCGCACCGCCGACCTGGTGCGACGGCTCCGTGCGGCGGGTGTGGCCGCCGTGGTCTCGGGGGCAGGTCCGACGGTGCTCGCGTTGACGACAACGGGAACCAAGGATTTGATCGCGGCAGAAGTGGGTAATGACTGGCACATCCAGCCAATGAACGTCGACCCGTCTGGTGCGTTCGTTCGGTTTCCCGAGACACGCTGA
- the rho gene encoding transcription termination factor Rho, with product MSDTTELLSDGQAAGDTPTSAPARTRRRSGTGLAGMVLPELQALATSLGITGTGRLRKSQLISAIQEKQGGAGEAAAEPKAAAEAAPAVAERPARTRRERSRSAAPVAAPAEPVTAAEPVVAPREERPAIEHAPAVVAEPAQNGSAAVVSEPQAESTPSEVRGERPERGERRERRARGERSRERGDRDSRESRADQRGDQRSDQRVADGGDGPGRRDQQSRGDSRGDGRQDNRPDNRQDNRSDGKGDQGDDRGRRGRFRERGRRGRDRFESNEPVISEDDVLIPIAGILDILDNYAFVRTSGYLPGTNDVYVSLAQIRRNGLRKGDVVTGAVRQPRDGERREKFNALVRLDTVNGMDPEQARQRPDFNKLTPLYPQERLRLETEPNILTTRIIDLVAPIGKGQRGLIVSPPKAGKTMVLQAIANAITRNNPECHLMVVLVDERPEEVTDMQRSVKGEVIHSTFDRPAEDHTTVAELAIERAKRLVELGHDVVVLLDSITRLGRAYNLAAPASGRILSGGVDSTALYPPKRFFGAARNIENGGSLTILATALVETGSKMDEVIFEEFKGTGNAELKLNRSLADKRIFPAVDVDASGTRKEEILMGKDELAIVWKLRRVLHALDMQQALELLLEKMKETKSNAEFLLQVQKTTVSNDRD from the coding sequence TTGAGCGACACCACCGAACTCCTCTCCGACGGCCAGGCCGCCGGAGACACCCCCACTTCAGCCCCGGCCCGTACGCGACGTCGCTCCGGCACGGGCCTGGCAGGTATGGTGCTCCCCGAGCTTCAGGCCCTGGCGACCAGCCTCGGCATCACGGGGACCGGACGGCTGCGCAAGAGCCAGCTCATCTCGGCCATCCAGGAGAAGCAGGGCGGAGCGGGAGAGGCCGCGGCCGAGCCGAAGGCCGCCGCCGAGGCGGCGCCCGCCGTCGCGGAGCGCCCCGCCCGTACCCGCAGGGAACGTTCCCGCTCGGCCGCGCCCGTGGCGGCGCCCGCCGAGCCCGTGACCGCCGCCGAGCCCGTCGTCGCGCCGCGCGAGGAGCGCCCCGCGATCGAGCACGCGCCCGCCGTGGTCGCCGAGCCCGCGCAGAACGGATCCGCCGCCGTGGTCTCCGAGCCGCAGGCCGAGTCCACGCCGTCCGAGGTGCGCGGCGAGCGGCCCGAGCGCGGCGAGCGCCGGGAGCGCCGCGCGCGCGGTGAGCGCAGCCGCGAGCGCGGAGACCGCGACAGCCGTGAGAGCCGTGCCGACCAGCGCGGCGACCAGCGGAGTGACCAGCGCGTCGCCGACGGCGGCGACGGCCCGGGCCGTCGCGACCAGCAGAGCCGTGGCGACAGCCGTGGCGACGGTCGCCAGGACAACCGTCCGGACAACCGCCAGGACAACCGCTCCGACGGCAAGGGCGATCAGGGCGACGACCGCGGGCGTCGTGGCCGCTTCCGGGAGCGGGGCCGCCGCGGGCGCGACCGCTTCGAGAGCAACGAGCCGGTGATCAGCGAGGACGACGTCCTGATCCCGATCGCCGGAATCCTCGACATCCTCGACAACTACGCCTTCGTGCGCACCAGCGGCTACCTGCCGGGCACGAACGACGTGTATGTCTCGCTCGCCCAGATCCGCCGCAACGGCCTGCGCAAGGGCGACGTCGTCACCGGCGCCGTCCGGCAGCCGAGGGACGGCGAGCGGCGCGAGAAGTTCAACGCGCTCGTCCGGCTCGACACCGTCAACGGCATGGACCCGGAGCAGGCCCGCCAGCGGCCCGACTTCAACAAGCTCACGCCGCTCTACCCGCAGGAGCGGCTGCGCCTGGAGACCGAGCCGAACATCCTGACCACCCGGATCATCGACCTCGTGGCGCCGATCGGCAAGGGTCAGCGCGGGCTCATCGTGTCGCCGCCCAAGGCCGGCAAGACGATGGTGCTCCAGGCGATCGCCAACGCGATCACCCGCAACAACCCGGAGTGCCACCTGATGGTCGTCCTGGTGGACGAGCGTCCGGAAGAGGTCACCGACATGCAGCGGTCGGTCAAGGGCGAGGTCATCCACTCGACCTTCGACCGCCCGGCCGAGGACCACACCACCGTCGCGGAACTCGCCATCGAGCGGGCCAAGCGGCTGGTGGAGCTGGGGCACGACGTCGTCGTCCTGCTCGACTCGATCACCCGTCTCGGGCGCGCCTACAACCTCGCGGCGCCCGCGAGCGGCCGGATCCTGTCCGGTGGTGTCGACTCGACCGCGCTCTACCCGCCGAAGCGGTTCTTCGGCGCCGCCCGCAACATCGAGAACGGCGGCTCGCTGACGATCCTCGCCACGGCCCTCGTCGAGACCGGGTCCAAGATGGACGAGGTCATCTTCGAGGAGTTCAAGGGCACCGGCAACGCGGAGCTCAAGCTCAACCGCTCCCTCGCCGACAAGCGGATCTTCCCCGCGGTCGACGTGGACGCCTCCGGCACCCGCAAGGAGGAGATCCTGATGGGCAAGGATGAGCTGGCCATCGTCTGGAAGCTCCGCCGCGTCCTCCACGCCCTCGACATGCAGCAGGCGCTTGAGCTCCTTCTGGAGAAGATGAAGGAGACCAAGTCGAACGCGGAGTTCCTGCTCCAGGTGCAGAAGACCACGGTCAGCAACGACCGCGACTGA
- the rpmE gene encoding 50S ribosomal protein L31 — protein MKADIHPEYLVTQVTCSCGNSFTTRSTAKNGVIHADVCSACHPFYTGKQKILDTGGRVARFEARFGKKAQGK, from the coding sequence ATGAAGGCCGACATCCACCCGGAGTACCTGGTTACGCAGGTGACCTGCAGCTGCGGGAACTCCTTCACCACCCGTAGCACCGCCAAGAACGGCGTCATCCACGCCGACGTCTGCTCCGCCTGCCACCCGTTCTACACGGGCAAGCAGAAGATCCTCGACACCGGTGGCCGGGTGGCGCGCTTCGAGGCGCGCTTCGGCAAGAAGGCCCAGGGCAAGTAG
- the prfA gene encoding peptide chain release factor 1, giving the protein MNLDEIMSEYADLELRLADPAVHADQSKARTYGKRYAELTPIVATYRELEGVRQDLTAARELAAEDAAFADEATELEGRIPVLEEKLTRLLVPRDPNDDKDVIMEIKAGEGGQESALFAGDLLRMYLRYAERAGYKTEVIDAQHSDLGGYKDVTVAIKGREGVWSRLKFEGGVHRVQRVPVTESQGRIHTSAAGVLVYPEAEDVDVQIDSGDLRIDVFRSSGPGGQSVNTTDSAVRITHLPTGVVVSCQNEKSQLQNKESALRILRARLLAMAQEQADAAAMAERKSQVRTVDRSERVRTYNFPENRISDHRVGFKAYNLDQVLDGELDAVIQALLDAELAEKLAART; this is encoded by the coding sequence GTGAACCTCGACGAGATCATGAGCGAGTACGCGGACCTGGAACTGCGGCTCGCCGACCCCGCCGTGCACGCCGACCAGAGCAAGGCGAGAACGTACGGCAAGCGGTACGCGGAGCTCACGCCGATCGTCGCGACGTACCGGGAGCTCGAAGGCGTACGGCAGGATCTCACGGCGGCGCGCGAACTGGCCGCGGAGGACGCGGCGTTCGCGGACGAGGCGACCGAGCTGGAGGGCCGCATCCCGGTGCTGGAGGAGAAGCTCACCCGCCTCCTCGTCCCGCGCGACCCGAACGACGACAAGGACGTCATCATGGAGATCAAGGCGGGTGAGGGCGGCCAGGAGTCCGCCCTGTTCGCCGGGGACCTCCTGAGGATGTACCTGAGGTACGCCGAGCGGGCCGGCTACAAGACCGAGGTCATCGACGCCCAGCACTCCGACCTCGGTGGCTACAAGGACGTCACCGTCGCCATCAAGGGCCGCGAGGGCGTCTGGTCGCGGCTGAAGTTCGAGGGTGGCGTGCACCGCGTCCAGCGCGTACCGGTGACCGAGTCGCAGGGCCGCATCCACACGTCCGCCGCGGGCGTGCTGGTGTATCCCGAGGCGGAGGACGTGGACGTCCAGATCGACTCGGGTGACCTGCGGATCGACGTGTTCCGCTCCAGCGGGCCCGGCGGGCAGAGCGTCAACACCACCGACTCGGCCGTGCGGATCACGCACCTGCCGACCGGCGTGGTGGTCTCCTGCCAGAACGAGAAGAGCCAGCTCCAGAACAAGGAGTCGGCGCTGCGCATCCTGCGCGCCCGGCTGCTCGCGATGGCGCAGGAGCAGGCCGACGCCGCGGCGATGGCCGAGCGCAAGTCGCAGGTGCGCACCGTCGACCGCTCCGAGCGGGTCCGCACCTACAACTTCCCGGAGAACCGAATCTCCGACCACCGCGTGGGCTTCAAGGCCTACAACCTGGACCAAGTCCTGGACGGCGAGCTCGACGCGGTGATACAGGCATTGCTCGACGCCGAACTCGCGGAGAAGCTGGCCGCCCGTACGTGA
- the prmC gene encoding peptide chain release factor N(5)-glutamine methyltransferase: MTFLLDEIALATARLAEAGVPSPRTDAEEIAAFVHGVPRGMLHTVKDADFDARFWEGVARREAREPLQHITGRAYFRYLSLEVGPGVFVPRPETEVVAGWAIDRLQEMDVASPVVVDLGTGSGAIALSIAQEVALAQVHAVEIDPVAYGWARRNVLEHGQGRTTLHPEDLTDCLPELNGQVDLVVSNPPYIPPGAVPRDPEVRDYDPSRALYGSGEDGLDEVRAVERTARRLLRPGGFVVVEHADLQGNAVYWLFSEERGWRDVRLRQDLTGRDRFVTARLAPD; the protein is encoded by the coding sequence ATGACCTTTCTGCTCGACGAAATCGCCCTCGCCACCGCCCGGCTCGCCGAGGCGGGAGTGCCGTCACCGCGAACGGACGCCGAGGAGATCGCGGCCTTCGTCCACGGCGTGCCGCGCGGCATGCTGCACACGGTCAAGGACGCCGACTTCGACGCGCGCTTCTGGGAGGGGGTCGCCCGGCGCGAGGCACGCGAGCCGCTGCAGCACATCACCGGGCGGGCCTACTTCCGCTATCTGTCCCTGGAGGTCGGCCCCGGGGTCTTCGTGCCCCGCCCGGAGACCGAGGTCGTCGCGGGCTGGGCGATCGACCGGCTCCAGGAGATGGACGTCGCCTCCCCGGTCGTGGTCGACCTCGGCACCGGTTCGGGGGCGATCGCGCTGTCGATCGCCCAGGAGGTCGCGCTGGCGCAGGTGCACGCCGTCGAGATCGATCCCGTGGCGTACGGCTGGGCCAGGCGCAACGTCCTCGAACACGGCCAGGGGCGCACGACCCTGCACCCGGAGGACCTCACCGACTGCCTGCCCGAGCTGAACGGCCAGGTGGACCTGGTCGTCTCCAACCCTCCGTACATCCCGCCCGGAGCGGTCCCCCGGGACCCCGAGGTGCGTGACTACGATCCCTCCCGGGCGTTGTACGGCTCGGGCGAGGACGGGCTGGACGAGGTCAGAGCCGTCGAGCGCACGGCCCGCAGGCTGCTGCGGCCGGGCGGGTTCGTCGTGGTCGAGCACGCCGACCTCCAGGGCAACGCGGTGTACTGGTTGTTCTCGGAGGAGAGGGGCTGGCGCGACGTGCGGTTGCGGCAGGACCTGACCGGCCGGGACCGGTTCGTCACCGCGCGGCTGGCCCCGGACTGA
- a CDS encoding L-threonylcarbamoyladenylate synthase, producing MSRRYDCANPDERTGGLTDATSAVRKGELVVLPTDTVYGIGADAFTASAVNALMEAKGRGRDTPLPVLVGTVRAANALVESLGTYGQDLVDTFWPGPLTLILRANRSLSWDLGDAKGTVAVRMPLHPVALDLLKETGPMAVSSANRSGNPPATTVDQAQEQLGESVAVYLDGGLCGDNVPSTIVDLTTAVPRVLRTGAIPTDKIRNLVGYLATEE from the coding sequence GTGAGCCGACGGTATGACTGTGCGAACCCGGACGAGCGAACTGGTGGTCTGACCGATGCCACCTCTGCCGTACGCAAGGGCGAACTCGTGGTGCTTCCCACCGACACGGTCTACGGGATCGGCGCGGACGCCTTCACCGCCTCCGCGGTCAACGCGCTGATGGAGGCGAAGGGCCGGGGCAGGGACACGCCCCTCCCCGTTCTCGTGGGCACCGTACGGGCCGCCAACGCGCTCGTGGAGAGCCTTGGGACGTACGGGCAGGACCTCGTGGACACCTTCTGGCCCGGGCCGCTCACGCTCATCCTGAGGGCCAACCGGTCACTGTCGTGGGACCTCGGTGACGCCAAGGGAACGGTCGCCGTCCGCATGCCGCTCCATCCGGTCGCGCTGGACCTTCTCAAGGAGACGGGCCCGATGGCGGTCTCCAGCGCCAACCGGTCCGGCAATCCGCCCGCCACGACGGTGGACCAGGCCCAGGAGCAGCTTGGCGAGTCGGTGGCCGTCTATCTGGACGGCGGCCTCTGCGGCGACAACGTCCCCTCCACGATCGTCGACCTGACCACCGCCGTTCCCCGTGTGCTGCGCACGGGCGCGATTCCCACGGACAAGATCCGGAACCTGGTGGGGTATCTCGCGACGGAGGAGTGA